The DNA window GCGGACCAGCGAATTAAGGCCATCCGCGGCCACGATCAGATCGTAGCCCGTCAACCGATCCAGCGATTGGATCAGTGTGTCGTATCGCAGTGTGACGCCGACGGCGCGGGCGCGGTGCTGCAGAATCGTCAACAGCTCGAGCCGGCCGATCGAGGAAAAGCCGACGCCGTCGATCTCGACGCTTTCGCTGCGCAGATTCAGCGTGATGTTTTTCCAGCTCTCCATCCGCGGCGCGATGGCGTCGACCGTGTCGGGATCATCGGCGCGCAGGAATTCAAGCGCCTGTTCGGAGAACACCACGCCAAAGCCCCAGGTGGCGTCGGCGGCATTCTGCTCGAACAAATCGATATGGGCGTCAGGGTGCTGCTTCTTCCACAGATAAGCAAAGTAGAGGCCGCCGGGGCCTCCGCCGATCACGGCGATACGCACGATCTTCCTCCCCGATTTGGCAGTATACTGACAATTGGGATCCAGACTATTCGTTGCGCGATTTCGGCGCTACCGAAAAAGCTCCGAAGACCTGCGTGACTCATCAGCAGCGGCGCAGCCACGCGCCGCTCACCCGCACCGAGTGACAGGAACGCGCGTGAAGCCTATCGCGCCGCAAACGGGGCCAGAACGTCCCGGCAAGCCGGCGACAGCGAGGCGGCCTGCTCGGCCAGGCAGTGCGCGATCCGGCCGCCGCCCGGTTCAACGCCGGGACAAAGCGCGCGAACGTCGCCGCCGCAGGCCGACCGCAACACAAACAGCACCTCGCGCGGGCGCATCGGCCGCAGCACCAGCGGCGCTGCCGCGGGAGCCGCGTCGGGGCCGGCGGTCGCCGCTGCGGCCGGAGCAGTGTCGCCTGCCGCTGATGTTGCAGCGCCGCCGCCAGCCGCGTTGACGGCCTGCTGGCAACTCGCCGAAAGTTTTGACTTGTTCTTCTCCAGGCAATTCAGTGCGGCGGCGCCGCCCGTCGGCACGCCGGCGCAGGTTCGCTGATAGTCGGAGCGGCAGGCGCTGCGTATGGCAGCAACCTGCGCGCTGCTAGGCTTTTTCGCCGGCGCGCTGGCAGCCGCTTTATCGCTTGCCGTTTCAGTTGTCCTTTCCGTCGTCTTGGCGGCGGTCGCGGTGGGTGCTTCGGCGGCCGGCTTGGCTGCCGGTTCAGCCGGCGCTGACTCAGTCTTGGGCTCGGTCTTCGTATCGGCCTTGGGTTCAGCCGCCGCCTCGACGGCGTGAACCGCGCTCTGGCAGCCCGGCGCGAGGCTCGACATGTTTTTCTGCAGGCATTGCAGCGCCGCCGCGCCACCTGGCGGGACGCTCGCGCAATGCGCTTCATAATCCGAGCGGCACTGGGCGCGAATGGCGCTGCGTTGTGCGTCGGTGACCTGAGAAACTGCCGGTGTCGCGGTTGCAAATGTGGTGGCCGTTATCAGCGCCCAGAGCGCCGCCGCAGTTTTCGACCTGTCGATCATTTGAATAATCCTTTGTTGTCGCTGGAGCTGCTTCAACCCAATTAAAACTTGAAAAGCCTGTAAGAAAAATCCTTGTGACCCGCATCATTTTCGCCTTCGGGTTCCACCGCAAGAAAATTGTTGCGGCTGATGCGGATCACAAACGCCCTCTTGAACGCAGAGCGTCACACCTTGATCATCCGCTTGCCGCGGTTTTCACCCGCAAGCAAGCCGATCAGGGCCCTCGGCGTATTCTCTAGGCCGTTGATGACGTCCTCTTGAACCCTGAGTTTGCCGGAAGCGACCCATGATTGCAGGTCGGACAATGCTTCGCCGCGCTGATCCATGAAGTCCATCACGATGAAGCCTTGCATGATGAGGCGCTTCACCACGATCAAGCCGG is part of the Bradyrhizobium canariense genome and encodes:
- a CDS encoding cysteine rich repeat-containing protein → MIDRSKTAAALWALITATTFATATPAVSQVTDAQRSAIRAQCRSDYEAHCASVPPGGAAALQCLQKNMSSLAPGCQSAVHAVEAAAEPKADTKTEPKTESAPAEPAAKPAAEAPTATAAKTTERTTETASDKAAASAPAKKPSSAQVAAIRSACRSDYQRTCAGVPTGGAAALNCLEKNKSKLSASCQQAVNAAGGGAATSAAGDTAPAAAATAGPDAAPAAAPLVLRPMRPREVLFVLRSACGGDVRALCPGVEPGGGRIAHCLAEQAASLSPACRDVLAPFAAR